The genomic region TTTATTTAGATTTATTTTAAATAAAAGTTGACGAGAATAGAGGGTTACACTATAATTATTATTGTTGAGATGAAAGTAAATGAGAAAATATGATTTGCTTTCTCATTTATAATTTTTGGAGGGATTTAACAATGGCAGAACGTATGGTTGGAAAACAAGCTCCACGTTTTGAAATGGATGCTGTATTAGCGAACAAAGAATTTGGAAAAGTTAGCTTAGAAGAAAACATGAAGAATGATAAATGGACAGTTTTATTCTTCTATCCAATGGACTTCACTTTTGTTTGTCCAACAGAAATCACAGCGATGTCAGATCGTTATGATGAGTTTGAAGATCTTGATGCAGAAGTAATCGGTTTATCTACAGACACGATTCATACTCACCTTGCTTGGATCAATACTGATCGTAAAGAAAACGGTCTTGGAGAATTAAAATATCCACTTGCTGCAGATACAAACCACGCAGTATCTCGTGAGTACGGCGTATTAATCGAAGAAGAAGGAGTTTCACTTCGTGGATTATTCATTATTAATCCTGAAGGAGAACTTCAATATCAAGCAGTATTCCACAATAACATTGGTCGTGATGTTGATGAAACACTTCGCGTGCTTCAAGCCCTACAAACTGGTGGGCTATGTCCTGCGAACTGGAAACCTGGACA from Bacillus spongiae harbors:
- the ahpA gene encoding biofilm-specific peroxidase AhpA; translated protein: MAERMVGKQAPRFEMDAVLANKEFGKVSLEENMKNDKWTVLFFYPMDFTFVCPTEITAMSDRYDEFEDLDAEVIGLSTDTIHTHLAWINTDRKENGLGELKYPLAADTNHAVSREYGVLIEEEGVSLRGLFIINPEGELQYQAVFHNNIGRDVDETLRVLQALQTGGLCPANWKPGQATL